The following coding sequences are from one Triticum dicoccoides isolate Atlit2015 ecotype Zavitan chromosome 4A, WEW_v2.0, whole genome shotgun sequence window:
- the LOC119283424 gene encoding brefeldin A-inhibited guanine nucleotide-exchange protein 2-like: MASAAAAAPPPLSSPESDPRLVEAFVPFLEKLSPTAAQTPSTPTSPSTPTSSSWQPGPLRNLSLEDSELLLSPISSALGSGSAKLVEAALELLHRLIAHSYIHGEADPSADPSSQLVASLLEAACNALHLDDEHIELLLLKTLLSAVTSTSVCLHGDCLLRAVRACYDMYLGSRSTVNQATAKASLVQMLVIVFRRMEADSSTIPVQPIVVAEVIELPDAGSGASPTADVTFVQGFISKIMVDIDGAFTPLARTTSSAAAGTVPHDGAFETTAAAEEGANPADLLDSTDKDMLDAKYWEISMYKTALEGRKDELGVEGAVVATLDDDADVRIGNKLRRDAFLVFRALCKLSMKTPPKDAPADPIVMRGKILALELLKILLENAGAVFRTSERFLGAIKQYLCLSLLKNCASSHMIVFQLSCSIFISLVSRFRPGLKAEIGVFFPMIILRVLENIAQPNFQAKMIVLRFLEKLCTDSQILVDIFINYDCDVHSSNIFERMVNGLLKTAQGPPAGIATTLVPPQDTTMKSEAMKCLVSILRSMGDWMNKQLSIPDPDSPKIESEQNDNDGGNEFPQTEINGDASSEVSDSHSEVSNGVSEAASLEQRRAYKMELQEGIALFNRKPRKGIEFLINANKVGESAEDIAAFLKSTSGLNKTMIGDYLGEREDLSLKVMHAYVDSFNFQNMEFDEAIRAFLQGFRLPGEAQKIDRVMEKFAERYCKCNPKAFSSADTAYVLAYSVIMLNTDAHNPMVKNKMSPEDFIRNNRGIDDGKDLPEEFMRSLYGRIWKKEIKMKEDEFVPHQQQSTSSNKILGLDNILNIVIRKRGSAMETSDDLIKHMQEQFKEKARMSESIFYPATDVVILKFMVEVCWAPMLAAFSVPLDQSDDEIVISQCLEGFRCAIHVTAAMSMKTQRDAFITSLAKFTSLHSAADIKQKNIEAIKAILLIADEDGNYLQEAWEHILTCVSRFENLHLVGEGAPPDATFFALQQPDLDKSKQAKSSIIPGLKKKAPTAGAASKRGTYDSAGVGGKASGVDQMNNAVTILLEQVGMAEMNRVFIRSQNLNSEGIIDFVKALCKVSMEELRSASDPRVFSLTKIVEITHYNMNRIRLVWSSIWHVLSEFFVTIGCSENLSIAIFAMDSLRQLAMKFLEREELANYNFQNEFMKPFVVVMRKSRAVEIRELIIRCVSQMVLARVNHVKSGWKSMFMVFATASYDDHKNIVLLAFEIIEKILRDYFPYITETESSTFTDCVNCLIAFTNSRFNKDISLNAIGFLRFCAAKLAEGDIGSSSRLKEPSPRLTKDGKQEGAIQVDKDDHIHFWFPLLAGLSELTFDLRPEIRKSSLQVLFDTLRNHGHVFSLPLWEKVFDSVLFPIFDYVRHAIDPSGGSSQGQNAENDPAELDQDAWMYETCTLALQLVVDLFVKFYDTVHPLLRKVLSLLTSFIKRPHQSLAGIGIAAFVRLMSSAGSVFVDEKWLEVVLSLKEATTETLPDFSYIASGAYLENVPIENGDSSDKREDESQPSEDGTEETSRSRNLYFAIADAKCRAAVQLLLIQAVMEIYNMYRAQLSAQNTVILFEALHTVATHAHKINSDNDLRTKLQELGSMTQMQDPPLLRLENESYQLCLTILQNIFLDRAPDEGSLEVETHLVGLCKEVLEVYLSTARPAHLSGGIQPLGHWLIPVGSSKRRELAARAPLVVSTLQAISGLGDSSFEKNLGQFFPLLAGLISCEHGSGEVQVALSDMFSTWVGPIVLQSC; encoded by the exons ATGGCCTCCGCGGCCGCAgcggcgccgccgccgctgtccTCGCCGGAGTCCGACCCGCGCCTCGTCGAGGCCTTCGTGCCTTTCCTCGAGAAGCTC TCGCCCACCGCGGCGCAGACCCCGTCCACCCCCACCTCGCCCTCCACGCCGACTTCCTCCTCCTGGCAGCCGGGCCCGCTCCGCAACCTCTCGCTCGAGGACTCGGAGCTGCTCCTCTCCCCCATCTCCTCCGCGCTCGGCTCCGGCAGCGCCAAGCTCGTCGAGGCCGCGCTCGAGCTACTCCACAGGCTGATCGCACACTCCTACATCCATGGCGAGGCCGACCCGTCGGCTGACCCCTCGTCACAGCTCGTCGCTTCCCTGCTCGAGGCGGCCTGCAATGCGCTCCACCTCGACGACGAGCACATTGAGCTCCTCCTCCTCAAGACTCTCCTCTCTGCGGTCACATCCACCTCCGTGTGCCTCCACGGCGACTGCCTGCTCCGCGCTGTGCGCGCCTGCTATGATATGTATCTGGGGAGCCGTAGCACCGTGAATCAGGCCACTGCCAAGGCGTCGCTCGTGCAGATGTTGGTAATCGTCTTCCGCAGAATGGAGGCAGATTCATCAACGATCCCCGTGCAGCCCATCGTCGTGGCTGAAGTGATTGAGTTGCCTGATGCTGGCTCAGGTGCATCACCCACCGCCGATGTCACCTTCGTACAGGGATTCATCTCGAAGATCATGGTGGACATTGATGGTGCATTCACACCTCTGGCACGGACAACCTCGTCTGCTGCGGCAGGCACTGTGCCCCATGATGGTGCTTTTGAGACGACCGCAGCAGCTGAGGAAGGGGCAAATCCTGCGGACTTGCTTGATTCAACGGATAAGGACATGCTGGATGCCAAGTACTGGGAGATTAGCATGTACAAGACAGCTCTTGAGGGTCGTAAGGATGAGCTTGGCGTGGAGGGGGCAGTGGTAGCCACTTTGGATGATGATGCTGATGTCAGGATTGGGAATAAGCTGCGGAGAGATGCTTTCTTAGTTTTCCGGGCATTATGTAAGCTCTCGATGAAGACACCGCCGAAGGATGCACCAGCTGATCCGATAGTGATGCGGGGGAAGATCCTTGCTCttgaacttctcaagatcttgcttgaaAATGCTGGGGCTGTGTTCCGCACCAGCGAGAG GTTTCTAGGTGCTATCAAGCAGTATTTGTGCCTATCACTTTTGAAGAACTGTGCCTCGTCACATATGATTGTTTTTCAGTTATCTTGTTCTATTTTTATTAGCTTGGTTTCAAGATTTAGGCCAGGATTGAAGGCAGAAATTGGAGTATTTTTTCCCATGATCATTCTAAGAGTTCTGGAAAATATTGCACAACCAAATTTTCAAGCAAAGATGATAGTTCTTCGTTTTTTGGAGAAGCTCTGTACTGATTCTCAAATCTTGGTTGACATTTTCATCAATTACGACTGTGATGTCCACTCATCGAACATATTTGAGAG GATGGTCAACGGTCTGCTTAAAACAGCTCAAGGGCCTCCTGCGGGTATTGCTACCACATTGGTACCGCCTCAGGATACGACAATGAAGAGTGAAGCAATGAAATGCTTAGTTTCTATCCTCAGATCCATGGGAGATTGGATGAATAAGCAGCTAAGTATTCCAGATCCTGACTCTCCTAAGATTGAATCAGAGCAAAACGATAATGATGGTGGAAATGAGTTTCCCCAGACAGAGATCAATGGAGATGCTTCTAGCGAGGTATCCGATTCACATTCAGAAGTATCAAATGGGGTTTCAGAGGCTGCATCTTTGGAGCAGCGTCGAGCTTACAAAATGGAACTTCAG GAGGGTATCGCTCTGTTTAACCGGAAGCCTAGAAAGGGAATTGAATTCTTAATAAATGCCAACAAGGTCGGGGAGTCAGCTGAGGATATAGCTGCTTTCCTGAAAAGTACTTCTGGCTTGAACAAGACTATGATTGGTGATTATTTAGGGGAAAGGGAAGATTTATCCCTCAAAGTCATGCATGCATATGTGGATTCTTTTAATTTTCAGAATATGGAATTTGATGAAGCGATCAGAGCCTTTCTTCAAGGTTTTAGGCTTCCTGGAGAAGCTCAAAAGATTGATCGGGTTATGGAGAAATTTGCAGAGCGTTACTGCAAATGCAACCCAAAGGCCTTTTCGAGTGCAGACACAGCTTATGTTCTTGCTTATTCAGTCATAATGCTTAACACTGATGCACATAACCCAATGGTCAAAAATAAG ATGTCACCAGAAGATTTCATAAGAAACAATCGTGGTATTGATGATGGGAAAGACCTACCAGAAGAATTTATGAGGTCCTTGTATGGAAGGATTTGGAAAAAAGAAATTAAGATGAAAGAAGACGAATTTGTTCCTCATCAGCAACAATCAACAAGCTCTAACAAAATTCTTGGGTTGGATAACATTCTTAACATTGTTATACGCAAACGAGGTTCAGCTATGGAGACGAGTGATGATCTCATTAAGCATATGCAGGAGCAATTCAAAGAAAAGGCTCGTATGTCTGA GTCAATATTTTATCCAGCCACGGATGTAGTAATTTTGAAGTTCATGGTCGAGGTTTGTTGGGCTCCTATGCTTGCTGCCTTCAGTGTGCCACTTGACCAGAGTGACGATGAAATTGTCATATCCCAGTGTCTTGAGGGATTTCGCTGTGCAATACATGTTACCGCAGCTATGTCGATGAAGACTCAAAGGGATGCTTTCATTACATCGCTTGCCAAGTTTACATCACTTCACTCTGCTGCGGATATCAAGCAGAAAAATATTGAAGCGATTAAG GCAATTCTGTTGATTGCAGATGAAGACGGAAATTACTTGCAAGAAGCATGGGAGCATATATTGACCTGTGTTTCTCGTTTCGAGAATCTACATCTTGTAGGTGAAGGTGCTCCTCCAGATGCCACTTTCTTTGCACTGCAACAGCCAGACCTTGATAAATCAAAACAGGCTAAATCCTCGATTATCCCTGGTTTGAAAAAGAAGGCTCCAACTGCTGGTGCTGCTTCTAAAAGAGGTACTTATGACAGCGCTGGTGTTGGTGGAAAAGCTTCTGGTGTTGATCAAATGAATAATGCGGTGACAATCCTCTTGGAGCAAGTCGGGATGGCTGAAATGAATCGTGTATTCATAAGAAGTCAAAATCTCAACAGTGAGGGTATAATTGATTTTGTAAAGGCCCTTTGTAAGGTTTCAATGGAGGAATTGCGGTCTGCTTCTGATCCACGTGTTTTTAGCCTGACTAAGATTGTTGAAATCAC GCATTACAATATGAACCGCATCAGGCTTGTCTGGTCAAGCATATGGCATGTCTTGTCTGAATTTTTTGTTACCATTGGCTGCTCAGAAAATCTTTCAATTGCAATATTTGCTATGGATTCATTGCGGCAGCTGGCAATGAAGTTCCTGGAGCGAGAAGAACTGGCCAACTACAATTTCCAAAATGAATTTATGAAGCCTTTTGTTGTTGTAATGAGGAAGAGTAGAGCTGTTGAGATAAGAGAACTAATCATCAGGTGTGTATCTCAAATGGTACTGGCCCGTGTTAATCATGTGAAGTCAGGGTGGAAAAGCATGTTTATG GTTTTTGCAACGGCATCATATGATGATCATAAAAACATTGTACTCTTGGCCTTTGAAATTATCGAGAAGATTTTGCGAGATTATTTCCCCTACATTACCGAGACTGAGTCTTCAACTTTCACTGATTGTGTGAACTGTCTTATTGCGTTCACCAACAGTAGGTTTAACAAGGATATAAGCCTTAATGCAATTGGTTTTCTTCGATTCTGTGCGGCAAAGTTGGCAGAAGGTGACATCGGGTCCTCTTCAAGGCTGAAGGAACCTTCGCCTCGTTTGACCAAGGATGGAAAGCAGGAAGGTGCAATTCAGGTTGATAAGGATGATCATATACACTTTTGGTTTCCTTTATTAGCAG GATTGTCTGAACTTACTTTCGACCTTAGACCAGAAATTAGGAAAAGTTCCTTGCAGGTGTTATTTGACACATTAAGAAACCATGGCCATGTTTTCTCTCTTCCTTTGTGGGAGAAGGTGTTTGATTCAGTACTTTTCCCAATATTTGATTATGTACGGCATGCTATTGATCCATCTGGTGGTTCTTCACAAGGACAAAATGCGGAAAATGATCCTGCAGAGCTTGATCAAGATGCTTGGATGTATGAAACGTGCACGTTGGCCCTTCAGCTAGTTGTTGACCTTTTCGTCAAGTTCTATGACACTGTCCATCCACTTCTGAGGAAAGTTCTTTCACTCTTGACAAGTTTCATTAAGCGTCCCCATCAGAGTCTTGCTGGTATAGGCATTGCTGCATTTGTTCGCCTGATGAGCAGTGCTGGCTCTGTCTTCGTGGATGAAAAATGGCTGGAAGTCGTGTTGTCTTTGAAAGAAGCTACCACAGAGACGCTTCCTGACTTCTCTTATATCGCATCTGGAGCTTACCTTGAAAATGTACCAATAGAAAATGGAGACTCTTCAGATAAGAGAGAAGACGAATCTCAACCATCAGAGGATGGTACTGAAGAAACCTCTAGATCAAGGAACCTGTATTTTGCAATTGCTGATGCCAAGTGCCGAGCTGCTGTCCAACTCCTATTGATTCAG GCTGTGATGGAGATATATAACATGTACAGAGCTCAGTTGTCGGCACAGAACACAGTAATCCTCTTTGAGGCCTTGCATACTGTTGCCACTCATGCTCACAAGATAAACAGTGACAACGACCTGCGGACCAAGTTGCAGGAGCTGGGCTCTATGACCCAAATGCAGGACCCGCCATTACTACGCCTTGAGAACGAGTCATATCAGTTGTGCCTCACTATCCTCCAGAATATATTCTTGGACAGAGCTCCAGACGAAGGGAGCTTAGAGGTCGAAACCCACCTAGTTGGACTTTGCAAGGAGGTTCTTGAGGTATACTTGAGCACAGCAAGGCCTGCTCACCTTTCTGGCGGTATACAGCCGCTTGGCCATTGGCTTATTCCGGTTGGTTCGTCAAAGCGGAGAGAGCTTGCTGCCAGGGCACCGCTTGTTGTCTCAACATTGCAAGCTATCAGCGGTCTCGGTGACTCATCTTTTGAGAAGAACCTTGGCCAGTTCTTCCCCCTACTAGCTGGTCTCATCAGCTGTGAGCATGGTTCAGGTGAAGTGCAGGTGGCCTTGAGTGATATGTTTAGCACTTGGGTTGGCCCAATCGTGCTTCAGTCCTGTTGA
- the LOC119288711 gene encoding high molecular mass early light-inducible protein HV58, chloroplastic-like produces the protein MTTMVALSSFAGATVVGRPASWSPALPRRRALLVRAQTEPDIESTKETTSASTSSPTPTPTPSPVVPKPKPKANPSVWDALAFSGPAPERINGRLAMVGFVAALSVEAARGGGLLDQAGSGAGLGWFLTTAAVFSVASLVPLLQGQSVESKSSGVWSADAELWNGRFAMLGLVALAITEFITGTPFVNV, from the exons ATGACGACCATGGTTGCCTTGAGCTCCTTCGCCGGCGCCACCGTCGTCGGCCGCCCCGCCTCCTGGTCTCCGGCACTGCCGCGTCGGCGCGCCCTCCTCGTCAGGGCCCAGACCGAG CCGGATATCGAGTCGACCAAGGAGACGACGAGCGCATCGACATCCTCCCCAACCCCAACCCCGACCCCAAGCCCGGTGGTGCCCAAGCCCAAGCCCAAGGCTAACccctcggtctgggacgcgctcgcGTTCAGCGGCCCAGCGCCCGAGCGCATCAACGGCCGGCTCGCTATGGTGGGCTTCGTGGCGGCGCTCTCCGTCGAGGCAGCGCGCGGCGGCGGGCTACTCGACCAGGCCGGCAGCGGCGCCGGGCTGGGATGGTTCCTGACAACCGCTGCGGTGTTCTCGGTGGCGTCGCTGGTGCCGCTCCTTCAGGGCCAGAGCGTGGAGAGCAAGTCCAGCGGCGTATGGAGCGCCGACGCCGAGCTATGGAACGGCCGCTTCGCCATGCTCGGCCTCGTCGCACTCGCCATCACCGAGTTCATCACCGGCACGCCTTTCGTCAACGTCTGA